A portion of the Sphaerochaeta pleomorpha str. Grapes genome contains these proteins:
- a CDS encoding DUF2089 domain-containing protein: MEHGWQRLMALTGGKKFIITKIYIPEDDISIEGSFQVPAFAELSMEDQLFIAAFVKTHGSIKQMESIFNISYPTVKNRLNQIASRLELFDVSVQVSNPVSSILDRLEQGAMSVAQAIEEIK, from the coding sequence ATGGAACACGGGTGGCAACGTTTAATGGCATTGACAGGTGGAAAGAAGTTCATCATTACTAAAATATACATACCTGAAGATGACATCTCAATTGAGGGTTCCTTCCAAGTGCCAGCTTTTGCAGAACTCAGCATGGAAGACCAGCTCTTCATTGCAGCATTTGTCAAGACACACGGGTCGATCAAGCAGATGGAATCGATATTCAATATCAGCTACCCAACAGTGAAGAACCGTCTCAACCAGATTGCAAGCCGACTGGAGCTCTTCGATGTTTCCGTACAGGTTTCCAACCCGGTCTCCAGTATTCTCGACCGTCTGGAACAAGGAGCTATGTCCGTTGCACAAGCTATTGAGGAGATCAAATGA
- a CDS encoding YafY family protein has protein sequence MAAIYHTSEKLPKDRCRMKIDRLVSIIMILLDKKRIGSQELADMFEVSNRTIYRDLDAINRAGIPVRSISGVGGGFEIMPGYKIDRKVFSTADLSAILMGLSSLSDMIRGDELVNALAKVKSFIPADRAKDITVKANQIYIDLRPWMGNRNIQPYLEIIKTALQESKLLAFAYTNQSGIRTTRTVEPYQLVLKSSHWYLQGYCQKRNDFRLFKLTRIANLQMLKESFTPREYPKPQLDVSDILETLQTQIKIRIHTSVMDRVLDYCSFEHFSPDGDEHYLVDFPFIENDFYYNILFGFGNACECLGPLHIRTEMKRRIHAIASLYENQG, from the coding sequence ATGGCAGCAATATACCATACGAGCGAAAAATTACCCAAAGACAGGTGTCGGATGAAAATTGACAGGCTTGTGAGCATTATTATGATACTCCTTGATAAAAAGCGTATAGGTTCCCAGGAGTTGGCAGATATGTTCGAAGTTTCAAACCGCACAATCTACCGCGACCTAGACGCTATCAACAGGGCAGGTATTCCTGTTCGGTCAATATCGGGAGTGGGCGGCGGCTTTGAAATCATGCCGGGATACAAGATTGATAGAAAGGTTTTTTCGACTGCCGACCTTTCCGCTATCTTGATGGGGCTTTCCAGCCTTTCCGATATGATACGAGGTGATGAACTGGTGAACGCCCTTGCGAAAGTAAAGAGTTTTATCCCTGCTGACAGAGCCAAAGACATTACCGTAAAAGCCAATCAAATATACATCGATTTACGTCCATGGATGGGCAACAGGAACATACAACCCTATTTGGAAATAATTAAAACAGCTTTACAGGAAAGCAAGCTTCTTGCTTTTGCCTATACAAACCAATCTGGAATTAGAACCACACGGACTGTTGAGCCTTACCAGCTTGTACTGAAAAGCAGTCATTGGTATTTGCAAGGGTATTGCCAAAAAAGAAATGATTTTCGCTTGTTTAAACTGACTCGTATAGCAAACCTGCAAATGCTGAAGGAATCTTTTACCCCACGAGAGTATCCAAAACCTCAGTTGGATGTTTCCGATATTTTGGAAACCCTACAAACACAAATCAAAATACGTATTCATACGTCTGTCATGGACAGGGTGCTTGATTATTGTTCGTTTGAACACTTTTCTCCTGATGGTGATGAGCATTACCTTGTTGATTTTCCTTTTATAGAAAATGATTTCTACTACAATATCCTGTTCGGTTTTGGGAATGCCTGTGAGTGTTTGGGGCCGCTGCATATCCGCACGGAAATGAAGCGCCGAATACATGCTATAGCTAGCCTATACGAAAACCAGGGCTAG
- a CDS encoding cysteine hydrolase family protein yields MQEKALVVIDIQNDITKHYKDVIGNINAAIDWAVQTDTHVVYIRHENVSAGTRTFKPGTRGAELAPDLNIVSENVFTKYKGNALSCEEFADFISTHGIKDFYIAGADAVACVKSTCYNLCKAHYGVTVLADCITSYDKRKIDEMLRYYESKGSTIICLHDLLAEHSR; encoded by the coding sequence ATGCAGGAAAAAGCCTTAGTAGTAATCGATATTCAAAATGACATAACAAAACATTACAAGGATGTCATTGGCAATATCAATGCAGCCATTGACTGGGCAGTACAAACTGACACTCATGTTGTTTATATACGGCATGAAAATGTATCTGCAGGAACGAGGACTTTCAAACCCGGAACAAGGGGGGCTGAATTAGCTCCAGACTTGAACATAGTATCGGAGAATGTGTTTACGAAATACAAAGGAAACGCATTAAGCTGTGAAGAATTTGCTGACTTTATCAGTACACATGGAATAAAGGATTTCTACATAGCAGGGGCAGATGCTGTCGCTTGTGTTAAATCAACCTGTTACAACTTATGCAAAGCACACTATGGCGTTACGGTCCTAGCAGATTGCATTACCAGTTATGATAAAAGGAAAATTGATGAAATGCTACGTTACTATGAAAGTAAAGGCAGTACCATTATTTGCTTGCATGACTTGTTAGCTGAACACAGTCGGTGA
- a CDS encoding FAD-dependent oxidoreductase, which translates to MKDLLIIGGVAAGATAAARARRLDNTVNITLLEAGADVSFANCGLPYYIGGDIEYRSSLILASEETFDEQYKVKVHTHTEAIELDRTQKKVKARNTKTGKEESFSYDSLILAQGGKPIVPPLPGVEKDHVFQLWTLSDMDKIDRFITDKEPKKAVVVGGGFIGLEMVEALTKRGISVTLVEMAPQVMPNLEGEFAGLITKELLDYGVQLKLGKALQAIEDTRVLLNDGTTIDTDFVLLSVGVRPTLQLAKDAALTIGASGGLQVDESLRTSDPNIFAAGDMVEIAHNVLGKTVRMPLAGPANRQGRIVGENALGGSRTYKGVSGTSIVKIFGSVAGSTGMSLKAAKEAGFDADAVVVHKASHTAYYPGSEKVSLMLIFDRKSEKILGAQAGGRVGVDKRIDVMATAIAGGLTIHDLAELDLAYAPPFNSPNGPVNMAAFTAENHLSAFSPSVLAQDVEQFILENQPIAIDLRDPISFAKASLRGSNNLSQNVIRENVDQIPQDHPLLLISDDGQKGHVALRMLKGYGFDKVFNLSGGYISLERFARAVGYTHLSVGLFPVVRKSVEKLGKADADTATAETEDETSGVVSNGPIIIDVRTPMEFSMGAYPGAINVDLDNLQQWAQEFEDKDHAIIVYCASGARSSYGMRILKQLGFTNVENGGGLHNMMARQ; encoded by the coding sequence ATGAAAGATCTTTTAATTATAGGTGGCGTTGCCGCAGGAGCAACTGCAGCCGCTAGGGCTCGTAGACTTGACAATACAGTAAACATTACATTGCTGGAGGCTGGAGCAGATGTCTCCTTTGCCAATTGTGGGCTTCCTTATTATATAGGCGGGGACATTGAATACCGTTCATCGTTGATCTTGGCGAGTGAAGAGACGTTTGATGAGCAATATAAGGTCAAAGTTCATACCCATACCGAAGCAATCGAGCTCGACCGGACACAAAAGAAAGTGAAGGCACGCAACACGAAGACAGGAAAGGAAGAATCGTTTTCCTATGATTCCCTTATCCTTGCCCAAGGTGGAAAACCGATTGTCCCTCCGCTTCCCGGTGTTGAGAAAGACCATGTCTTCCAATTGTGGACACTTTCTGACATGGATAAGATTGACCGTTTTATCACTGACAAAGAGCCTAAGAAAGCAGTCGTCGTAGGGGGAGGGTTCATCGGCCTGGAGATGGTCGAAGCTCTGACCAAGCGAGGCATATCTGTCACATTGGTGGAAATGGCACCACAGGTTATGCCCAATCTTGAGGGTGAGTTTGCCGGTCTCATTACCAAAGAACTTTTGGACTACGGGGTGCAGCTCAAACTGGGCAAGGCCTTGCAGGCAATAGAAGATACACGGGTTCTGCTTAATGACGGAACTACGATCGATACCGATTTTGTTTTGCTTTCCGTCGGTGTTCGCCCCACGTTGCAGTTGGCAAAAGATGCCGCCCTTACTATTGGAGCTTCAGGCGGCCTACAGGTCGACGAGTCTCTGCGCACCAGCGACCCTAACATCTTTGCCGCAGGCGATATGGTCGAAATTGCACATAACGTACTGGGGAAAACAGTGCGCATGCCGCTTGCAGGACCTGCCAACCGACAGGGAAGAATCGTAGGGGAGAATGCTCTCGGCGGTTCCCGCACCTATAAAGGTGTCTCGGGAACTTCAATCGTGAAAATCTTTGGCTCTGTGGCTGGGTCGACTGGTATGAGTCTGAAAGCAGCAAAAGAAGCCGGTTTTGATGCCGATGCTGTAGTGGTTCACAAGGCCAGCCATACCGCTTATTACCCAGGTTCCGAGAAAGTAAGCCTTATGTTGATCTTTGACCGCAAAAGCGAAAAAATTCTCGGAGCACAGGCTGGGGGGCGCGTGGGTGTCGATAAACGCATCGATGTAATGGCAACAGCCATAGCCGGAGGGTTGACCATACATGACCTTGCCGAGCTCGACCTTGCCTATGCACCGCCTTTCAACTCGCCTAATGGTCCTGTCAATATGGCTGCCTTTACCGCAGAAAACCACCTCAGCGCTTTCAGCCCCTCTGTGCTGGCTCAGGATGTGGAGCAATTCATATTGGAGAACCAACCTATTGCTATAGACTTGCGTGACCCGATCAGTTTTGCAAAGGCTAGCCTGAGAGGATCAAACAATTTGAGTCAGAATGTAATCAGGGAAAATGTGGACCAGATCCCTCAGGATCATCCCCTTCTTCTAATCAGTGATGATGGCCAGAAAGGGCATGTGGCGCTCAGAATGCTCAAGGGCTATGGTTTTGACAAGGTATTCAACCTGAGTGGTGGCTATATCAGCCTGGAGCGTTTTGCACGCGCAGTCGGGTATACACACCTGAGTGTCGGACTCTTCCCTGTTGTACGCAAGTCTGTCGAAAAGCTAGGGAAAGCAGATGCAGATACTGCAACTGCCGAAACAGAAGACGAGACCAGCGGTGTTGTATCTAATGGTCCAATTATCATCGATGTACGTACCCCGATGGAATTTTCCATGGGTGCCTACCCGGGGGCCATCAATGTAGATTTAGACAACCTACAGCAGTGGGCACAGGAATTTGAAGACAAAGACCATGCGATTATCGTCTATTGTGCTTCAGGGGCCCGCTCAAGTTATGGGATGCGTATCCTCAAGCAATTGGGTTTCACCAATGTTGAAAACGGTGGTGGCCTACACAATATGATGGCAAGGCAATAG
- a CDS encoding nuclear transport factor 2 family protein, with product MEPYIHDKDHLKDLWTNIYNTEGKPDWSHILPYYDDDIYFSDSVQKIHGISEFKAMTERLIARSNNLKMDVKNTAQNGNIIFLEWEMSLSFKKYPNSSVYGSSRVTLNESGKIIEQRDYYDLWGDIFDNIPRFGKAYRKFMHKKFG from the coding sequence ATGGAGCCATACATACATGACAAAGACCACCTGAAAGACCTCTGGACTAACATCTATAATACCGAGGGGAAACCCGACTGGTCCCATATCTTGCCCTACTATGACGATGACATATATTTTAGCGACAGTGTCCAGAAAATCCATGGTATCAGCGAATTCAAAGCCATGACCGAACGTCTGATCGCACGGTCCAACAATTTGAAGATGGATGTGAAAAACACTGCCCAGAACGGCAACATCATATTCCTTGAATGGGAAATGAGCCTAAGCTTCAAAAAATATCCCAACTCATCGGTATATGGATCAAGCAGGGTGACCTTGAATGAAAGCGGGAAAATAATCGAACAACGCGATTACTACGATTTATGGGGTGATATATTCGACAACATTCCCCGATTTGGCAAAGCGTATCGGAAATTCATGCATAAAAAATTCGGTTGA
- a CDS encoding SDR family NAD(P)-dependent oxidoreductase translates to MNPYLKKYKWSNIGAMLKNNKAAPKEEYKDFHGQLVVITGATSGIGYETAKLYASHGAELLLVNRNKEKSERLKQEIQREFNVPCTFFLADFAHLDQIKATADMLAGLQQDIAVLIHNAGVYNTKRRFTGDNIEEVFQINYLASFIINHRLQEKLRQQKHARIIFVNSEGHRFAIAGLKTDDLRWQKQHYTGLKGYGSAKTAQLLSMFQFSQYFQNSGITINAMHPGDVKTNMGENNGRVYKLFKHLLINPKARTPVISAQALYYLGVSTEVEGVSGKFFNLTTEEIPAPHALDPIVAEKLWQISLEMGGLQ, encoded by the coding sequence ATGAATCCTTATTTAAAGAAATACAAGTGGTCGAATATCGGAGCCATGCTTAAAAATAACAAAGCTGCCCCAAAGGAAGAATATAAAGATTTCCACGGGCAATTGGTCGTCATTACTGGCGCCACTTCCGGCATTGGCTATGAAACTGCCAAGCTCTACGCTTCTCATGGTGCCGAACTACTCCTGGTCAACAGGAACAAGGAAAAATCAGAACGCCTGAAGCAAGAAATCCAACGCGAATTCAACGTCCCATGTACCTTTTTTTTGGCTGATTTCGCACATCTTGACCAAATCAAGGCAACTGCAGACATGCTGGCCGGCCTCCAGCAAGATATTGCCGTACTCATTCATAATGCAGGCGTCTACAATACGAAAAGACGATTTACTGGTGACAATATCGAAGAAGTCTTTCAAATCAACTACCTGGCATCGTTTATCATAAACCATCGCTTGCAAGAAAAGCTGAGACAGCAGAAACATGCCCGGATTATATTTGTGAACTCTGAAGGCCACCGGTTTGCAATCGCCGGGCTAAAAACAGATGACCTGCGCTGGCAGAAACAGCACTACACCGGCTTGAAAGGATATGGTTCAGCCAAAACCGCACAGTTACTATCCATGTTTCAGTTCTCCCAGTATTTTCAAAATAGCGGGATAACCATAAATGCCATGCATCCAGGCGATGTAAAGACAAATATGGGTGAAAACAACGGCCGTGTGTATAAGCTTTTCAAACACCTGCTGATAAACCCGAAAGCCAGGACACCCGTAATCTCGGCCCAGGCCCTCTATTACCTTGGGGTCTCAACAGAAGTCGAGGGAGTAAGTGGGAAATTCTTCAACTTAACCACTGAAGAAATCCCGGCTCCCCATGCCCTTGATCCTATCGTGGCAGAAAAACTCTGGCAGATAAGCCTTGAAATGGGAGGACTGCAATAG
- the hisIE gene encoding bifunctional phosphoribosyl-AMP cyclohydrolase/phosphoribosyl-ATP diphosphatase HisIE produces MGLDFTKQDGLIPAIIQDAVTRRVLMLGYMNEESLQITRDRGLVTFWSRSRQKLWTKGETSGNYLQVREIIEDCDEDTLLIKAIPTGPVCHTGSDTCFNEVNDPAEVTSSEFLFYLEQVINDRREYPQEGSYTNHLFSRGLNKIAQKVGEEAVELVIESKDDNKPLFLGEAADLMYHFLVLLAEKNVKFSEVVEVLKGRHSR; encoded by the coding sequence ATGGGACTTGATTTTACAAAACAGGATGGGTTGATCCCCGCTATTATCCAGGATGCAGTTACCCGTAGGGTTTTGATGCTAGGCTATATGAACGAGGAATCGCTTCAGATTACCCGAGACCGCGGGTTGGTAACCTTTTGGTCTCGCAGCAGGCAGAAGCTTTGGACAAAGGGTGAAACCAGCGGAAATTATCTGCAGGTTCGTGAAATTATCGAGGATTGTGACGAAGATACCTTGTTGATCAAAGCAATCCCTACCGGTCCTGTATGTCACACCGGCAGTGATACCTGCTTCAATGAAGTGAATGACCCTGCCGAGGTTACCTCCAGTGAATTTTTGTTCTATCTGGAGCAGGTAATCAATGACAGGAGAGAGTATCCCCAGGAAGGTTCCTATACGAACCACCTGTTCAGCCGCGGGCTGAACAAGATTGCCCAGAAGGTCGGTGAAGAAGCCGTAGAGCTGGTAATTGAGAGCAAGGATGACAATAAGCCGCTTTTCCTTGGGGAGGCAGCGGATCTGATGTATCATTTCCTGGTCCTGCTTGCCGAAAAGAACGTTAAATTCAGCGAAGTAGTCGAGGTACTCAAAGGGCGTCATAGCCGCTAG
- the hisF gene encoding imidazole glycerol phosphate synthase subunit HisF, whose translation MLAKRIIPCLDIRDGRTVKGVNFVNLRDAGDAVELAEAYSRSGADELTFLDITATVENRGTFSSLVRRISDHIGIPFTVGGGIRTIEDVGILLDSGADKISINSQAVAKPSVIDSLALQYGSQCVVCAIDARRNPAFDKDGKEGWEVYVHGGRIPTGREVVSWAQEVYSRGCGEILLTSMEHDGTKGGFALDLTSRVSQSVGIPVIASGGAGVMEDFIDVFTTGKADAALAASIFHFHEIDIPELKIFLSQHGITMRNLQ comes from the coding sequence ATGCTAGCTAAACGTATTATCCCGTGTCTCGATATCAGGGACGGACGGACCGTGAAAGGAGTCAACTTTGTAAACCTCAGGGATGCAGGCGATGCTGTCGAGCTGGCCGAGGCCTATAGCCGCTCAGGGGCAGATGAGTTGACCTTTCTCGATATTACCGCAACGGTAGAGAACCGGGGAACCTTCAGTTCCCTGGTCAGACGAATCTCTGACCATATCGGCATCCCTTTCACCGTTGGTGGGGGCATTCGTACCATCGAAGATGTAGGCATCCTTCTGGACAGTGGGGCCGACAAGATTTCCATCAATAGCCAGGCAGTTGCAAAACCCTCGGTAATCGATAGCTTGGCCCTCCAGTATGGTTCCCAATGTGTGGTCTGTGCCATCGATGCCAGACGCAACCCAGCATTCGATAAGGATGGAAAGGAAGGCTGGGAAGTGTATGTACATGGGGGGAGAATACCGACCGGGAGGGAAGTGGTTTCCTGGGCCCAGGAGGTGTATAGCCGTGGGTGTGGGGAAATCCTTCTGACTTCCATGGAACATGACGGCACCAAGGGCGGTTTTGCCCTCGATCTGACAAGCAGGGTTTCCCAAAGTGTCGGTATCCCTGTCATTGCCAGTGGCGGGGCAGGGGTGATGGAAGATTTCATCGATGTGTTTACCACCGGAAAGGCTGATGCAGCCCTTGCTGCCTCTATTTTCCATTTTCATGAAATAGACATACCGGAATTGAAGATTTTTCTTTCCCAACATGGTATAACTATGCGTAACCTGCAGTAA
- the hisA gene encoding 1-(5-phosphoribosyl)-5-[(5-phosphoribosylamino)methylideneamino]imidazole-4-carboxamide isomerase, which translates to MMDLIPAIDIIKGACVRLSQGDYASKKEYGADPLEMAKRFEDFGLHRLHLVDLEGAKGGEIINIKTLERIANHTKLVIDFGGGIKTTESLKMAFESGASMVTCGSIAAKESELVFQWLETFGKDKLILGADAKDGNIATTGWTESSKWKIGPFIDMFLQKGFERVICTDIACDGMLGGPSFALYRNLLETRENLRLIASGGISSIEDLRLLKTIGLDGAIIGKALYEGHISLGQLSAFKEESDAS; encoded by the coding sequence ATGATGGATCTTATCCCTGCCATTGATATTATCAAGGGTGCCTGTGTCAGACTCAGCCAAGGCGACTATGCCTCAAAGAAAGAGTATGGCGCCGACCCTTTGGAAATGGCCAAGCGGTTTGAGGACTTTGGTTTGCATCGGTTGCACCTTGTTGACCTTGAAGGGGCCAAAGGTGGTGAAATCATCAATATCAAGACCTTGGAGCGGATTGCCAACCATACCAAGCTGGTTATTGACTTTGGCGGTGGTATCAAAACGACAGAATCTCTGAAAATGGCATTCGAAAGCGGGGCCTCCATGGTTACCTGTGGATCGATTGCAGCAAAGGAATCTGAGTTGGTTTTCCAGTGGTTGGAAACATTTGGCAAAGACAAGCTCATACTCGGAGCCGATGCAAAAGATGGGAATATAGCCACCACCGGTTGGACCGAGTCTTCAAAATGGAAGATCGGGCCGTTTATCGATATGTTTTTGCAAAAGGGCTTTGAACGGGTAATCTGTACTGACATAGCCTGTGACGGTATGCTTGGTGGCCCTTCTTTTGCTTTGTACAGGAATTTGTTGGAAACCAGGGAGAACCTTCGGCTCATAGCCTCTGGGGGGATCTCCTCGATCGAGGATTTACGCCTTCTCAAAACCATAGGTCTCGACGGGGCCATTATCGGAAAAGCTCTCTATGAGGGTCATATTTCCCTTGGACAGTTGAGTGCATTCAAGGAGGAAAGCGATGCTAGCTAA
- the hisH gene encoding imidazole glycerol phosphate synthase subunit HisH codes for MNITIVKYNAGNTRSVLCALHRLGYEATVSDDPAVLCAADRVVFPGVGEASTAMEYLKKTHLDEVLVALKQPFLGICLGMQLMCSHSEENDTTCLGMFDVPVLKFPPDTGEKIPHMGWNTIETKDDPLFSGLSENRWCYFVHSYYVPLCEETIASTEYASVCFSASLHRDNFWGCQFHPEKSGSVGEQILKNFLEAL; via the coding sequence GTGAACATTACAATCGTAAAATACAATGCAGGAAATACTCGTTCGGTGCTCTGTGCCCTTCACCGGCTTGGGTATGAAGCCACTGTAAGCGATGACCCTGCAGTGCTTTGCGCTGCAGACCGGGTTGTTTTTCCCGGGGTCGGAGAGGCTTCCACCGCAATGGAATACCTTAAGAAGACTCACCTGGATGAGGTTCTTGTTGCCCTGAAACAACCTTTTCTGGGAATCTGTCTAGGCATGCAGCTCATGTGCTCGCACAGTGAGGAAAATGATACGACCTGCTTGGGCATGTTCGATGTCCCTGTTTTGAAATTTCCCCCAGATACCGGGGAGAAAATCCCTCATATGGGTTGGAATACGATTGAGACCAAGGATGATCCGCTGTTTTCTGGATTAAGTGAAAATCGTTGGTGCTATTTTGTCCATAGCTACTATGTCCCGCTCTGTGAGGAAACGATTGCCTCCACTGAATATGCATCGGTATGCTTTTCTGCAAGCCTTCACCGGGATAATTTCTGGGGGTGCCAGTTCCACCCCGAAAAAAGCGGTAGCGTAGGCGAGCAGATTCTCAAGAATTTTCTGGAGGCCCTATGA
- the hisB gene encoding bifunctional histidinol-phosphatase/imidazoleglycerol-phosphate dehydratase HisB: MENKQYKPVLFLDRDGIIVIEDQIDSLEKVIFIPGVFNALARLRKESDFYFAMVSNQDGVGTPSFPQEAFSIPHARIMETLQGEGIDFDAVHVDLSLPSDNCPGRKPKIGMLGEYLSGEYDLEHSVMIGDRLTDVELAHNLGCKAVWFANPERETELDEGRAKELNLRESCILISDDWPTVAGFLLGDKKLMSRTATVVRKTKETAIELSVNLDGTGRGQVSTGIAFFDHMLDQIVRHTGFDIHLHAHGDLIVDEHHTVEDVGLALGQAVREALADKRGISRYGFEILPMDEVLSQVALDFSGRPYFVWDVSFKREYVGTFPTEMVEHFFKSFCDESKCNLNMKVSEGNTHHQVEALFKAFARAMKKAVHRYPWSDSLPSTKGVL, encoded by the coding sequence ATGGAAAATAAGCAATATAAGCCTGTCCTGTTCCTTGACCGGGATGGGATTATCGTAATCGAAGACCAGATTGATAGCTTGGAAAAGGTCATTTTTATCCCTGGGGTTTTCAATGCCCTTGCCCGTTTGAGAAAAGAATCCGATTTTTATTTTGCAATGGTAAGCAACCAGGACGGGGTAGGGACTCCCTCCTTTCCCCAAGAGGCTTTTTCCATTCCCCATGCGCGTATCATGGAAACCCTGCAGGGGGAGGGCATTGACTTCGATGCCGTCCATGTCGACCTCTCCCTTCCCTCAGACAACTGCCCGGGCAGAAAACCCAAGATAGGAATGTTGGGCGAGTATCTGAGCGGAGAGTATGACCTAGAACATTCGGTGATGATCGGTGATCGCCTAACCGATGTTGAACTGGCCCATAACCTTGGCTGCAAGGCAGTCTGGTTTGCAAATCCTGAGAGGGAGACCGAATTGGACGAAGGAAGGGCAAAGGAACTGAACCTTCGCGAAAGCTGCATTTTGATAAGTGATGACTGGCCAACGGTTGCAGGTTTTTTGCTTGGGGATAAGAAACTCATGAGCAGGACTGCTACGGTTGTGCGAAAGACAAAAGAAACAGCGATTGAGCTTTCGGTAAACCTCGATGGAACAGGAAGGGGCCAGGTTTCCACAGGGATTGCGTTCTTCGACCATATGCTTGACCAGATTGTCCGTCATACCGGTTTTGATATCCACTTGCATGCCCATGGAGACCTGATCGTCGATGAACACCACACCGTCGAGGATGTTGGCCTGGCCTTGGGACAGGCAGTCAGGGAAGCGTTGGCTGACAAGCGGGGAATCTCCCGGTATGGGTTTGAAATACTTCCCATGGATGAGGTGCTTTCCCAGGTCGCCCTCGATTTCTCAGGCCGTCCCTATTTTGTCTGGGACGTTTCTTTCAAGCGTGAATATGTGGGGACCTTCCCGACCGAGATGGTCGAGCATTTTTTCAAATCGTTTTGTGACGAGAGTAAGTGCAACCTCAATATGAAGGTATCTGAGGGGAACACCCATCATCAGGTGGAGGCGTTGTTCAAGGCTTTCGCCCGGGCGATGAAGAAGGCAGTGCACCGGTATCCCTGGTCAGACAGTCTTCCTTCAACAAAGGGGGTCCTGTGA
- the hisC gene encoding histidinol-phosphate transaminase, translated as MKELLRDNIANLIPYSCARNDFKGKADVYLDANENWRDYVGDKNRNRYPDPLCTVLRTALDEVLGLPFSHTVVGNGSDEIIDNLFRMFCRPGKDSVIIMPPTYGAYRVFADINDVAVREISLTEDFALDFDALIQYLKQEKLERTADSRCKMLFICSPNNPSGNAFPLDQIERVCSLFDGITIVDEAYFDFSPYASALTLQEKFPNLVVLRTLSKCWALANARVGICIASEELCAVMASMKYPYNVPGPSQEIALEVLKEASPVKAGLTSILAARKMMEKELLQIPCVEKIFPSDSNFLLVRVSDATALYRYLAENGIIVRNRSKEKYCANCLRITVGNEAENNALLTCMREFKGVSNGK; from the coding sequence ATGAAGGAACTGCTGCGTGATAATATTGCGAATCTCATACCCTACAGTTGTGCCAGAAACGATTTCAAGGGTAAGGCAGACGTCTATCTCGATGCAAATGAAAACTGGCGTGACTATGTCGGGGACAAAAACCGCAACCGGTACCCCGACCCTTTATGCACGGTTTTACGTACTGCATTGGACGAGGTCCTTGGTCTTCCTTTCTCCCATACGGTAGTGGGGAACGGAAGCGATGAGATAATCGACAACCTTTTCAGGATGTTCTGCAGGCCTGGTAAGGATTCGGTAATCATCATGCCTCCCACCTATGGGGCCTACCGGGTGTTTGCCGATATCAATGATGTTGCCGTCAGGGAAATCTCCCTGACTGAAGACTTTGCTTTGGATTTTGATGCGCTTATACAATATCTCAAGCAGGAAAAATTGGAGCGGACGGCAGATTCCCGTTGCAAAATGCTCTTTATCTGCAGCCCGAACAACCCCAGCGGCAATGCCTTTCCCCTTGACCAGATTGAGCGTGTCTGTTCACTTTTCGATGGTATTACGATTGTCGATGAAGCGTATTTTGATTTCTCTCCCTATGCAAGTGCCCTCACGTTGCAGGAGAAATTCCCCAATCTGGTGGTTCTGCGAACGCTTTCCAAGTGTTGGGCCTTGGCTAATGCCCGTGTCGGCATTTGCATTGCAAGCGAAGAACTCTGTGCGGTAATGGCAAGTATGAAATACCCGTACAATGTCCCAGGTCCTTCCCAGGAAATCGCCCTTGAGGTCCTCAAAGAAGCATCTCCGGTCAAAGCTGGGTTGACCTCTATTCTCGCTGCCCGAAAAATGATGGAAAAAGAGTTGCTTCAAATTCCCTGTGTGGAGAAAATCTTTCCCAGTGATTCGAATTTTCTCTTGGTCAGGGTAAGCGATGCCACAGCTCTCTACCGGTATCTTGCCGAAAACGGTATCATTGTACGGAACAGAAGCAAGGAGAAATATTGTGCCAATTGCCTGCGTATCACAGTAGGGAACGAAGCAGAAAACAATGCATTGCTTACTTGTATGAGAGAATTCAAAGGGGTGTCCAATGGAAAATAA